A genome region from Struthio camelus isolate bStrCam1 chromosome 26, bStrCam1.hap1, whole genome shotgun sequence includes the following:
- the GDF1 gene encoding embryonic growth/differentiation factor 1, producing the protein MWPLSVCASFRAGLAWALLSVILGMDLSLQESLLLKSLGLSTKPSPKTPVPVPSVLWRIFQNRKTSPSTNKGLEDACRVEEFNVPGNIIRVFADQGHFIHNRQPQTLLCLQKRLYFNLSVLEEGERLTMAQLEIKFSHNSYHTSSQGQVFELRLYQTSQMSLREMPSHEYSQKLLVEQSFAQLHKSLLFNLSGVAKDWRTYSKNLGLILEISVGGRDGASALASKGLQSLCASIDSFLDTSLLVVTLSQQQCKASRRKRSAYYTPVTPSNLCKPRRLYISFSDVGWENWIIAPQGYLANYCLGECPFPLTAELNSTNHAILQTMVHSLDPEGTPQPCCVPVRLSPISILYYDNNDNVVLRHYEDMVVDECGCR; encoded by the exons ATGTGGCCTCTCTCTGTATGTGCCAGCTTCAGAGCTGGCCTTGCCTGGGCTCTCCTTAGTGTGATTCTGGGGATGGATTTAAGTTTGCAGGAAAGTTTACTGTTAAAATCCCTGGGTCTGAGCACCAAACCCAGCCCCAAAACCCCTGTTCCTGTGCCATCTGTGCTCTGGCGGATCTTCCAGAACAGAAAGACATCTCCTTCTACAAACAAAGGCCTGGAGGATGCTTGTAGGGTGGAGGAATTTAATGTCCCTGGAAACATCATCCGTGTCTTCGCTGACCAAG GCCACTTCATTCATAACAGGCAGCCCCAGACATTGCTGTGCCTGCAGAAGCGTCTGTACTTTAATCTCTCTGTGCTTGAGGAGGGCGAGCGCTTGACGATGGCTCAGCTAGAGATCAAATTCAGCCACAACTCCTACCACACCTCCAGCCAGGGCCAGGTCTTTGAGTTGAGGCTGTACCAAACCTCCCAGATGTCCCTGCGGGAGATGCCCTCCCACGAGTACAGCCAAAAGCTGCTGGTAGAGCAGTCCTTCGCCCAGCTGCACAAGTCTCTTCTCTTCAACCTGAGCGGGGTGGCAAAGGACTGGCGAACTTACAGCAAGAATCTGGGCTTGATCTTGGAGATCTCGGTGGGCGGCAGAGATGGTGCATCAGCCCTGGCGAGCAAGGGGCTGCAGAGCCTCTGTGCCAGCATCGACTCCTTCCTGGATACCTCTCTCCTGGTGGTGACCCTCAGTCAGCAGCAATGCAAGGCCTCCCGGAGGAAGAGAAGCGCTTACTACACCCCTGTCACACCAAGCAACCTCTGCAAGCCCAGGCGCCTCTACATCAGCTTCAGCGACGTTGGCTGGGAGAACTGGATCATCGCCCCCCAGGGCTACCTGGCTAATTACTGCCTTGGAGAGTGTCCCTTCCCGCTGACTGCTGAGCTGAACAGCACCAACCATGCCATCCTCCAAACCATGGTGCACTCGCTGGACCCCGAGGGTACCCCCCAGCCTTGCTgtgtccccgtcaggctgtcccccaTCTCCATCCTCTACTACGATAACAATGACAACGTGGTGCTGAGGCACTATGAGGACATGGTGGTGGATGAGTGTGGCTGCAGATAG
- the CERS1 gene encoding ceramide synthase 1: MPGYGQLLRRGYGSLAAAVRGCGDCGWELSRRTWAENAHLGWGEVLLCGLCALGWTALRRAASRRLFRPFGEWCNLQPKDAAKMPESAWKLLFYTLSWSYGIYLLFFTEYTFFYDPPSVFYDWKKGMDVPTDIAIAYLLQSSFYGHSIYATAYMDTWRKDSVVMLLHHVVTLTLIAFSYAFRYHNVGILVLFLHDVNDVQLEFTKLNVYFKHRGGVYHRLNDIISNIGCLTFSVSWFWFRLYWFPLKVLYATCHSSLQSVPNIPFYFFFNALLFILTLMNIYWFLYIILFVAKVLTGQMQEVNDMREYDVEDSKKTVMTKKKEGELQLPSALKEGMHLKNGLIKDKRL; encoded by the exons ATGCCGGGCTACGGGCAGCTGCTGCGGCGCGGCTACGGCAGCTTGGCGGCGGCCGTGCGGGGCTGCGGCGACTGCGGCTGGGAGCTGTCGCGGCGGACCTGGGCCGAGAACGCGCACCTGGGCTGGGGCGAGGTGCTGCTCTGCGGGCTCTGCGCCCTGGGCTGgaccgcgctgcgccgcgctgcctcCCGGCGCCTCTTTCGG CCCTTCGGGGAGTGGTGTAACTTGCAGCCCAAAGATGCTGCCAAGATGCCTGAGAGCGCCTGGAAGCTGCTTTTCTACACGTTATCCTGGTCATATGGCATCTACCTACTCTTCTTCACCGAGTATACTTTCTTCTATGACCCGCCATCTGTCTTTTACG ACTGGAAGAAGGGCATGGATGTGCCCACGGACATCGCCATCGCCTACCTGTTGCAGTCCAGCTTCTACGGACACTCCATTTATGCCACCGCCTACATGGACACATGGCGCAAGGACTCAGTTGTCATGCTTCTCCACCACGTGGTCACACTGACCCTCATTGCCTTCTCCTATGCTTTCAG GTACCACAACGTGGGCATCCTTGTGCTCTTTCTGCATGATGTCAATGATGTGCAGCTGGAATTCACTAAGCTCAATGTGTACTTCAAGCACCGGGGGGGAGTTTATCATCGACTCAATGACATCATCTCCAACATTGGCTGCCTCACCTTCAGCGTCAGCTG GTTCTGGTTCCGTCTCTACTGGTTCCCCCTCAAGGTGCTCTATGCCACCTGCCACTCCAGCCTCCAGTCGGTCCCTAACATCCCCTTCTACTTCTTCTTCAATGCTCTGCTCTTCATCCTCACTCTGATGAACATCTACTGGTTTCTG TACATCATCCTGTTTGTGGCCAAGGTGCTGACAGGGCAGATGCAAGAGGTGAATGATATGCGTGAGTACGACgtggaagacagcaagaaaacagtaATGACCAAGAAGAAAGAGGGTGAACTCCagctgcccagtgctctgaaagAAGG GATGCACCTGAAGAACGGACTTATAAAAGACAAGCGGTTGTAA